In Candidatus Gastranaerophilales bacterium, one genomic interval encodes:
- a CDS encoding phosphopentomutase translates to MRRVILIVIDSAGVGAMEDAPEYSDALTCNTLANTAKIEGGLNLPVMQKMGLGNIIPIEGVALEEIPTGSFGKMREKSKGKDTTTGHWEIAGLILNNPFKTYPDGFPQELIEEFITKTNCGGILGNIPASGTEIINNLGEEHIKTGFPIVYTSADSVFQIAVHIEVTPLETLYQWCEVARELLDEKYNVSRVIARPFEGTAGSFKRISKNRHDYSLMPPSDTMLNLIEKDGKEVFGVGKIEDIFVKSGVTRAVHISCNKEGLEYTLDAIKNSQSSLIFTNLVDTDMLYGHRRDASGYKNALEEIDSYLEKITGAMKEDDLLIITADHGCDPTANGSDHTREYVPVLVYGKNNTPCNLGVRNCFCDISATVLKYLGINGELEGMAFEGIAF, encoded by the coding sequence ATGAGAAGAGTAATTTTAATCGTAATTGATTCAGCCGGTGTCGGAGCAATGGAAGATGCACCGGAATATTCGGATGCTCTTACCTGCAATACCCTTGCTAATACCGCAAAAATCGAAGGAGGGCTTAATCTTCCGGTAATGCAAAAAATGGGACTTGGCAATATTATCCCTATAGAGGGAGTTGCGCTGGAAGAAATTCCGACAGGCAGTTTCGGTAAAATGAGGGAAAAATCAAAAGGCAAAGACACAACAACAGGACACTGGGAAATAGCGGGACTTATTCTTAATAATCCTTTTAAGACATATCCTGACGGGTTTCCGCAGGAATTGATAGAGGAATTTATTACTAAAACAAACTGCGGCGGTATTTTAGGCAATATCCCCGCATCGGGAACAGAAATTATTAATAATCTCGGTGAAGAACATATTAAAACAGGCTTTCCTATCGTATATACAAGCGCCGACAGCGTATTTCAAATAGCGGTTCACATAGAGGTAACACCGCTTGAAACACTATATCAGTGGTGCGAAGTTGCAAGAGAACTGCTTGATGAAAAATATAACGTTTCAAGGGTGATAGCCAGACCCTTTGAGGGAACTGCGGGGAGCTTTAAAAGAATATCAAAAAACAGGCATGATTATTCACTTATGCCTCCGTCCGACACAATGCTTAATCTGATTGAAAAAGACGGCAAAGAAGTCTTTGGCGTCGGAAAAATAGAAGATATTTTCGTTAAATCAGGCGTAACAAGAGCGGTTCATATTTCTTGCAACAAAGAAGGGCTTGAATATACCTTAGACGCAATAAAAAATTCGCAAAGCAGTCTTATCTTCACTAATCTTGTTGACACAGATATGCTGTACGGACACAGGAGAGATGCCTCAGGTTATAAAAACGCGCTTGAAGAAATTGACAGCTATCTTGAAAAAATAACCGGCGCAATGAAAGAGGACGATTTGCTTATTATAACCGCAGACCACGGCTGTGACCCCACGGCGAACGGTTCTGACCATACAAGAGAATATGTTCCCGTACTTGTTTACGGCAAAAACAACACCCCTTGTAATCTTGGGGTGAGAAACTGTTTTTGCGATATTTCGGCAACTGTACTCAAATACCTCGGCATTAACGGAGAACTTGAAGGCATGGCTTTTGAAGGGATAGCATTTTGA
- a CDS encoding manganese efflux pump MntP family protein produces MSISLVEIIILALALSIDAMVMSFSQGLIFRVNKRKNSLILAFSVGFLQFLMPIIGYFLAQNIYKYLHTFDRWIVFTIFMLLGIKFIKEAFDEKDCCEVKCLSIGCVCFISFATSIDAFGAGISLCFSKSEILVPAMIIGIITFINSLIGFWGGYLFKHFPSKNLEILAGLILIALAIKSLLF; encoded by the coding sequence TTGAGTATCTCATTGGTTGAAATAATTATATTGGCATTGGCATTATCTATAGATGCTATGGTAATGAGCTTTTCACAAGGTTTAATATTCAGGGTGAATAAGCGGAAAAATTCGCTTATATTAGCCTTTAGTGTGGGATTTCTTCAATTTCTTATGCCGATTATCGGATATTTTTTAGCCCAAAATATTTATAAATATTTGCATACTTTCGACCGATGGATAGTTTTTACTATCTTTATGTTACTTGGAATAAAGTTTATTAAAGAAGCGTTCGATGAAAAAGACTGCTGCGAAGTCAAATGTTTATCGATAGGATGTGTTTGTTTTATTTCTTTTGCCACCAGCATAGATGCTTTTGGTGCGGGTATTTCGCTTTGCTTCAGCAAGTCAGAAATCCTTGTACCTGCTATGATTATCGGAATTATAACCTTTATCAATTCGCTTATAGGTTTTTGGGGCGGTTATTTATTCAAACATTTCCCCTCGAAAAACCTGGAAATTCTTGCAGGGCTTATTTTAATAGCTTTGGCTATAAAATCTTTACTTTTTTAA
- a CDS encoding glycosyltransferase, translated as MRFLGILPHSIGGRLTINSLFDGIVQNGHVIDIFDVLKDEKTYLLELYNANKYDFLVGYDFSALRFKALDNINIPAINYFSDVMQNEHSGKDWQCYYHLLKDDDNYTFYWDEELYNDKKNEIKNLFYQPHFVNTQIYKNHGIEPVYDISFAGRLDTDFRLHNVLNLMKEFKDKQFAWYAIERHFEDAKNRAENLEDKALLEKNYRGFIATENQMADELNKTRIVFNFNCQGRSSLNYRTFQVMACEKLLISDDRAEAHTLFKENESIIIHRSFDDLIEKIRHYLENYDEYTRIVQNSRKIVEANHSSKTAINNMLGKLAV; from the coding sequence ATGAGATTTTTAGGAATTTTACCACATAGTATAGGCGGAAGACTTACAATTAACAGTCTGTTTGACGGTATAGTACAGAACGGACATGTGATTGATATTTTTGACGTCTTAAAAGACGAGAAAACATATTTGTTAGAGTTATATAATGCCAACAAGTATGACTTTTTGGTCGGTTATGATTTTTCGGCGCTGAGGTTTAAAGCGCTTGATAATATCAATATTCCTGCGATAAATTATTTTTCTGACGTTATGCAGAATGAGCATTCCGGCAAGGATTGGCAATGTTATTACCATTTGCTTAAAGATGATGATAATTATACTTTTTATTGGGACGAGGAACTTTATAACGATAAAAAAAATGAGATAAAAAATCTTTTTTACCAGCCGCATTTTGTTAACACTCAAATTTATAAAAATCACGGTATTGAGCCTGTATATGACATATCATTTGCAGGTCGTTTAGATACTGATTTCAGGCTTCATAACGTTTTGAACCTTATGAAAGAGTTTAAAGACAAACAATTTGCCTGGTATGCTATAGAGCGTCATTTTGAAGATGCCAAAAACAGAGCGGAAAACTTGGAAGATAAAGCTTTGCTTGAAAAAAATTACAGGGGCTTCATTGCTACAGAAAATCAGATGGCTGATGAACTCAATAAGACAAGAATAGTCTTTAATTTTAACTGCCAGGGGAGGAGTTCACTTAATTACAGGACCTTTCAGGTTATGGCTTGTGAAAAACTTTTAATCAGCGATGACAGGGCAGAAGCACACACGCTTTTTAAAGAAAATGAAAGTATTATAATCCACCGCAGTTTTGATGATTTGATTGAGAAGATTCGCCATTATCTGGAGAATTATGATGAATATACCCGTATAGTCCAAAATTCACGAAAAATTGTTGAGGCAAATCATTCGTCTAAAACCGCCATTAATAATATGCTCGGTAAATTAGCTGTTTAA
- a CDS encoding 3-deoxy-D-manno-octulosonic acid transferase, with translation MYFIYNLVFIFLTILFLPVILAALAVVPKFRAGFFQKAGFYEKSFGDEKSIWVHAVSVGEVNAVENFVKRLRKEFPNEKIVLSTVTKTGNAVANQKFQSTVDKIVYFPFDFSFAINSAIKSVNPKLVIIAETEIWPNFAYRLKKKNIPCMIINGRISPNSYKGYKKFSWFFKKVLNNYSRILMQTLDDMARIIDIGASPDITNVMGNLKFDIEDTKLSFKEIESLKNQLEVRENKVIIAGSTHKGEDEIIIRGFKKLKQEFSDLKMILAPRHPERLASVENLLKDYEVNCSLRSKGGNFSVSDVILLDTMGELSKLYSISAIAFIGGSFSSTGGHNPLEAAIYGVPTVSGNIVFNFKDIYRFLIDKGASFLVENKEQLLDVLIKLLREEEFYQKASAASIAVFEDNKGALANALNEVKEILT, from the coding sequence ATGTATTTTATTTATAACTTAGTATTTATATTTTTAACGATTTTATTTTTGCCCGTTATACTTGCAGCTTTGGCTGTTGTGCCGAAGTTTCGGGCAGGTTTTTTTCAAAAAGCGGGTTTTTATGAAAAATCTTTTGGCGATGAGAAATCTATCTGGGTTCATGCGGTTTCTGTAGGCGAAGTTAATGCTGTTGAAAATTTTGTAAAAAGGCTTAGAAAAGAATTTCCAAATGAAAAAATAGTTCTTTCTACCGTTACCAAAACAGGAAACGCAGTTGCTAACCAAAAATTTCAATCCACAGTTGATAAAATTGTTTACTTCCCGTTTGACTTTTCTTTTGCAATTAACAGTGCAATAAAATCCGTTAACCCTAAACTCGTTATAATAGCGGAAACAGAGATATGGCCTAATTTTGCTTACAGGCTTAAAAAGAAAAATATCCCTTGCATGATTATAAACGGCAGGATTTCACCTAATTCATACAAAGGCTATAAAAAGTTTTCGTGGTTTTTTAAAAAAGTTCTGAACAATTATTCGCGCATTTTGATGCAAACCCTTGATGATATGGCAAGAATAATTGATATAGGTGCAAGTCCCGATATCACCAATGTTATGGGGAATTTGAAGTTCGATATTGAAGATACAAAGCTCTCTTTTAAAGAGATTGAAAGCTTGAAAAATCAGCTTGAAGTCCGCGAAAATAAAGTCATTATTGCAGGTTCCACCCATAAGGGTGAGGATGAAATTATAATAAGAGGTTTCAAAAAACTAAAGCAGGAGTTTTCTGATTTGAAAATGATTTTAGCGCCCAGACACCCCGAAAGACTGGCTTCTGTTGAAAATCTTTTGAAAGATTATGAAGTTAACTGTTCTCTACGCTCAAAGGGCGGTAATTTTAGCGTATCTGATGTGATTTTGCTTGATACTATGGGCGAGCTGTCAAAGTTATACAGTATCTCTGCTATTGCCTTTATAGGCGGAAGTTTTTCCTCTACCGGAGGGCATAATCCACTGGAAGCCGCTATTTATGGTGTGCCAACGGTTTCAGGTAATATTGTTTTTAACTTTAAGGATATATACAGGTTTTTAATTGATAAAGGCGCCTCTTTTCTTGTAGAAAACAAGGAGCAGCTTCTTGATGTCCTTATTAAACTGCTTAGAGAAGAAGAATTTTATCAAAAAGCTTCGGCAGCTTCTATTGCTGTTTTTGAAGATAACAAAGGCGCATTGGCAAATGCTCTTAACGAAGTGAAAGAGATTTTAACGTAA
- the rimO gene encoding 30S ribosomal protein S12 methylthiotransferase RimO, translating to MTLIGAINFGCPKNLVDLELMLGMVSEAGYKVTLDTEGADVVIVNTCSFILDAQKESIHYILELVEINKPLIVTGCLAQKYQQELQEQIPEIFAFLGTADITKIVDVIKDFEQKQIKKIYHVTPNPVIFYPENVKRQQITVGSASYLKIAEGCNYKCGYCIIPALKGPYRSRNMGDVIKEAKQLVDKGVNEIILIAQDTSYYGYDKFGAPVLASLLEKLNDIQGLGWIRVMYTYPSMINDELIDAVANLPKVVKYFDIPLQHSHPEVLKKMLRPVIDYRELLAKIRSKIDGVAVRTALITGYPTETEEQFEHLHQFVKDMRFDKLGVFEYSREKGTYSYDLKPQIPAKIKKERKKIIMKTQSRISYEINQGFIGKQIPVIIEQIASNGEITARSYRDAPEVDGLVYIKSDKPLLPADIELCTITGADEYDLIGEI from the coding sequence ATGACCCTGATAGGCGCAATTAATTTCGGCTGTCCTAAAAACCTTGTGGACTTGGAGCTTATGCTGGGTATGGTTTCAGAGGCAGGTTATAAAGTTACTCTTGATACAGAGGGCGCCGACGTTGTTATTGTAAATACCTGTTCATTCATTTTAGATGCCCAAAAAGAGAGCATTCATTATATTCTGGAGCTTGTTGAGATTAATAAGCCCTTAATTGTAACAGGTTGTCTGGCTCAAAAGTACCAGCAGGAACTGCAGGAGCAAATCCCCGAGATTTTTGCATTTCTGGGTACTGCCGATATTACCAAAATTGTTGATGTCATCAAGGATTTTGAACAAAAACAGATTAAGAAAATTTACCATGTTACACCCAATCCCGTAATTTTTTACCCTGAAAATGTAAAGCGTCAGCAAATTACGGTTGGTTCTGCCTCTTATCTTAAGATAGCGGAGGGCTGCAATTATAAATGCGGCTACTGCATTATTCCTGCTTTAAAAGGTCCTTATAGAAGCAGAAATATGGGAGATGTTATTAAAGAAGCAAAACAGTTGGTTGATAAAGGCGTTAACGAAATTATTTTAATAGCGCAGGATACATCTTATTACGGATATGATAAATTCGGCGCGCCTGTCTTGGCAAGTTTGCTTGAAAAACTGAATGATATACAGGGGTTAGGGTGGATACGGGTGATGTACACTTATCCTTCTATGATTAACGATGAATTAATTGATGCTGTGGCAAATTTGCCTAAAGTCGTTAAATATTTTGATATTCCGCTGCAGCATTCGCATCCTGAAGTTTTGAAAAAAATGCTTCGACCCGTAATTGATTATAGGGAGCTTTTGGCAAAAATAAGAAGCAAAATTGACGGTGTTGCAGTAAGAACAGCCCTTATTACAGGTTATCCTACAGAAACCGAGGAGCAGTTTGAGCATTTGCACCAATTTGTTAAAGATATGAGGTTTGATAAGCTTGGAGTGTTTGAATATTCAAGAGAAAAAGGCACTTATTCTTATGATTTGAAGCCTCAAATTCCTGCAAAAATAAAGAAAGAACGCAAAAAAATTATAATGAAAACCCAAAGCCGAATTTCCTATGAGATTAATCAAGGCTTCATAGGTAAGCAGATTCCGGTTATAATAGAGCAAATCGCCTCTAACGGCGAAATTACGGCACGCTCATACAGAGATGCTCCTGAAGTTGACGGTTTGGTTTATATTAAATCCGATAAACCGCTGCTTCCTGCTGATATTGAACTATGCACCATAACAGGCGCAGATGAGTATGATTTGATTGGTGAGATTTAG
- a CDS encoding YajQ family cyclic di-GMP-binding protein has product MAKDCSFDVVSEFNAQELVNAIDQTKRDISARFDLKDSNSQVELEADKAITITTNDETKLKNIIDILQSKMIKRNLSIKILDAQKLENALGGNVRQVFNLKKGLTQELAKKITADIKASKIKVQPAIQGDQVRVSGKDKDDLQAVIQLLKSNEDAYNIPLQFTNYR; this is encoded by the coding sequence ATGGCAAAAGATTGCAGTTTTGATGTTGTAAGTGAATTTAACGCACAAGAGCTGGTAAATGCAATAGACCAGACTAAGCGGGATATTTCGGCAAGGTTTGATTTAAAAGATTCCAACTCACAAGTAGAACTTGAAGCTGATAAGGCTATAACTATTACTACTAACGATGAAACAAAATTGAAAAACATTATTGATATTCTACAATCCAAGATGATTAAACGTAATTTAAGTATCAAAATTTTAGATGCGCAAAAGCTTGAAAATGCCTTAGGCGGTAATGTAAGACAGGTATTTAATTTAAAAAAAGGTCTTACGCAGGAGTTGGCAAAAAAAATCACGGCAGATATCAAAGCTTCTAAAATAAAGGTGCAGCCTGCTATTCAAGGAGATCAGGTCAGAGTCAGCGGCAAAGATAAAGATGACCTGCAGGCGGTAATTCAATTATTAAAAAGTAATGAAGATGCATATAATATTCCTCTTCAATTTACAAACTACAGGTAG
- a CDS encoding TIM barrel protein, translated as MDKLNFITAGIPIRTKPRTYKQAFDDLEEMGLNGVEIEFVHGVRMSSDNQREIVEFASQKNMILTAHAPYYINLNSKEEEKIEASVQRVVETAQMAKKLGLYSIVFHAAFYMGADKDVVFDKVKAGFDEIMQTLKEEKNTVFVRPETTGKPTQWGDLDEVIKISKLYDNVLPCIDFSHLHARSGGAYNSYDDFSRILEQIGDELGDFALKNFHAHAAGIEYTQKGEVRHLMMRESDFDYKALMKAFKAFDVRGVLVCESPVMEEDAVLLKEYYSKL; from the coding sequence ATGGATAAACTTAACTTTATTACTGCCGGAATACCTATCAGAACTAAGCCTCGCACTTATAAGCAGGCATTCGATGATCTTGAGGAAATGGGGCTTAACGGTGTTGAAATTGAGTTTGTACATGGTGTAAGAATGAGCAGCGATAATCAGCGGGAAATTGTTGAATTTGCGTCTCAAAAGAATATGATTTTAACGGCCCATGCGCCTTATTATATTAATCTGAATTCTAAAGAAGAAGAAAAGATCGAAGCCAGCGTTCAAAGAGTGGTTGAAACAGCCCAAATGGCAAAAAAGCTTGGGTTATACAGTATAGTTTTCCATGCCGCATTTTATATGGGAGCTGATAAAGACGTGGTTTTTGATAAAGTTAAAGCGGGGTTTGATGAGATTATGCAAACACTTAAAGAAGAAAAAAATACCGTTTTTGTCAGACCTGAAACCACAGGTAAACCTACTCAGTGGGGGGATTTAGATGAAGTTATAAAAATATCAAAACTCTACGATAATGTACTGCCCTGTATAGATTTTTCACATCTTCATGCAAGGAGCGGCGGGGCTTATAATTCTTATGACGATTTTAGCCGTATTTTAGAGCAAATAGGTGATGAGCTGGGTGATTTTGCTCTTAAAAATTTCCATGCGCATGCTGCCGGGATTGAATATACCCAAAAAGGTGAAGTAAGGCATTTAATGATGCGGGAATCTGATTTTGATTACAAAGCCTTAATGAAAGCCTTTAAAGCTTTTGATGTAAGAGGGGTTTTGGTTTGTGAAAGCCCTGTTATGGAAGAAGATGCAGTGCTTTTAAAAGAATATTACTCTAAGCTATAG
- a CDS encoding MFS transporter: MQENIVSNGLKRLSTFQLLNFCLGFFGLQFAWQMRIILSGPVTEGFGANPMLFGLIWLAGPFTGMIVQPVIGALSDKTHTKFGRRRPYLLGGAVLAAIALWAFPNSGNIAEFLGGITGSSLPVWSGLLIAAIMIWVIDACVNVAQGPYRALVPDIVPPEQHSIANSFLSFAIGLGSVVAAGTAPVLKMIFNYQMSINAQFIMAALAFLLAMLWTCITIQEGQAPAAESAQADEKIKDPGFIENLKGFFQLSPEVAKICIVQFFTWIGIMCMFIFFTQFAVHNVFGVPDVATDGTALASFNSAKLDGTNFSSICFAVFNLICFVISIPIGILSTKFGNKLVHAICVTIMALAFLAMAFTVNTNVIMAAMAVAGIGWASVLALPFAMLSEYIKPGMEGSVMGIFNIFIAGPQVLVCTLLAWFINQNAFNTQTGTFYHYEYAFIIGGIVLLLAAIASLTIKEKQV, from the coding sequence ATGCAGGAAAATATTGTTTCAAACGGTCTTAAGAGATTATCAACGTTTCAACTGTTGAATTTTTGTTTAGGATTTTTCGGGCTTCAATTTGCCTGGCAAATGAGGATAATTTTATCAGGTCCTGTAACAGAGGGTTTTGGTGCAAATCCGATGTTATTTGGCTTAATATGGCTGGCAGGTCCTTTTACGGGCATGATTGTGCAGCCTGTTATAGGTGCGCTTAGCGATAAAACCCATACCAAATTCGGACGCCGCCGTCCTTATCTTTTAGGCGGTGCTGTTTTAGCCGCCATAGCACTGTGGGCTTTCCCCAATTCCGGTAATATAGCGGAATTTTTAGGCGGAATTACAGGGAGTTCCCTTCCCGTATGGTCAGGGCTTTTGATTGCTGCAATTATGATTTGGGTTATAGATGCCTGTGTAAATGTTGCGCAAGGTCCATATAGAGCTTTGGTTCCTGATATTGTTCCGCCGGAGCAGCATTCTATCGCAAATTCTTTCCTGAGTTTTGCCATAGGGCTTGGCTCTGTTGTTGCAGCAGGTACTGCACCTGTTTTAAAAATGATTTTTAATTATCAAATGAGTATTAATGCTCAATTTATAATGGCAGCGCTGGCGTTTTTACTTGCTATGCTTTGGACATGTATTACTATTCAGGAAGGTCAGGCTCCTGCAGCAGAAAGCGCTCAGGCAGATGAGAAAATTAAAGACCCCGGATTTATAGAAAATCTTAAAGGATTTTTTCAGCTTTCTCCCGAAGTTGCCAAAATTTGTATCGTACAATTCTTTACCTGGATAGGCATTATGTGCATGTTTATTTTCTTTACGCAATTTGCCGTACATAATGTGTTTGGTGTGCCTGATGTTGCCACAGACGGCACTGCTCTTGCATCCTTTAATTCCGCAAAACTTGACGGGACCAACTTTTCTTCAATATGTTTTGCCGTATTTAACCTTATATGTTTTGTTATTTCAATTCCTATCGGTATTTTATCCACAAAATTCGGTAATAAGCTGGTCCATGCTATTTGTGTAACTATTATGGCATTGGCATTTTTAGCTATGGCGTTTACGGTTAATACAAATGTTATTATGGCTGCAATGGCTGTAGCAGGTATAGGCTGGGCATCTGTTTTGGCTTTACCTTTTGCAATGCTTTCCGAATATATTAAACCCGGCATGGAAGGCTCTGTAATGGGTATATTTAACATCTTTATCGCAGGTCCGCAAGTTTTAGTGTGTACGCTTTTAGCCTGGTTTATTAACCAAAATGCCTTTAACACCCAAACAGGTACGTTTTATCATTATGAATACGCTTTTATAATCGGAGGAATTGTGCTTTTGTTGGCTGCAATTGCTTCTCTTACAATTAAAGAAAAACAAGTATAA
- a CDS encoding aminotransferase class I/II-fold pyridoxal phosphate-dependent enzyme, which yields MPDIKALYSDYVKTLETYIMFKIAQDTNRLRPELEAKGRPPIMLSIGAPTQNPPQYVIDALTKSMDEKGIHSYSVPKGEAFYLEAVKHRMKKRFGVDVNPVDEIFSLIGSKEGLSAMFRTLINPSLDIHNQDIIMIPDPGYASYKEQIKTSGGHAYSIPLTPENNYMPDPYELLAQLEKEGFNPEKVKAFVINYPNNPLGASATDEYLKKVVDFCYEKNILLVSDAAYADMYFEGEQPPRSILEFDKAKDIAIEFHSLSKPYAMTGWRIGWACGNKDAVAVLGKLKSTIDTGLYKAVQKAAAEILTAKEGDDYINEVNKIYEKKQQIAVKGFKELGWEIDNSTVPRYTFYLWLPIPRKYNTAEEFTSALLETSGIVAVPGTAFGKYGEGFFRVSIVATEENLYEVFERMKKDGFYY from the coding sequence ATGCCTGATATAAAAGCGCTTTACAGTGATTACGTTAAAACCCTTGAAACGTACATTATGTTCAAGATAGCACAGGATACTAACAGATTAAGACCTGAACTTGAGGCAAAAGGCCGTCCCCCTATTATGCTTAGTATTGGAGCTCCTACCCAAAATCCTCCGCAGTACGTGATAGATGCTTTGACAAAATCAATGGATGAAAAAGGCATACACTCTTATTCAGTACCAAAAGGTGAAGCTTTTTATCTTGAAGCAGTTAAACATAGGATGAAAAAGCGCTTCGGGGTTGATGTTAATCCTGTGGATGAAATTTTTTCTCTAATAGGTTCTAAAGAAGGTCTATCTGCCATGTTCAGAACTTTAATTAACCCTTCTTTGGATATACATAATCAGGATATTATTATGATACCTGACCCCGGGTATGCCTCTTATAAAGAACAAATTAAAACATCAGGCGGGCATGCTTATTCAATTCCTTTAACTCCTGAAAATAACTACATGCCTGACCCTTATGAGCTTTTGGCGCAGCTTGAAAAGGAAGGATTTAACCCCGAAAAAGTTAAAGCCTTTGTAATTAATTATCCCAATAATCCCCTGGGCGCTTCTGCAACAGATGAATACTTAAAAAAAGTAGTGGATTTTTGCTATGAAAAGAATATTTTGCTTGTAAGTGATGCAGCTTATGCTGATATGTACTTCGAAGGTGAGCAGCCGCCAAGAAGCATACTAGAGTTTGATAAGGCCAAGGATATTGCAATTGAATTTCACAGTCTTAGCAAACCTTATGCAATGACAGGCTGGAGAATAGGCTGGGCTTGCGGAAATAAAGATGCTGTGGCTGTTTTAGGCAAACTTAAATCAACAATTGATACAGGCTTATATAAGGCTGTCCAAAAGGCGGCAGCCGAAATTTTGACCGCTAAAGAAGGTGATGATTATATTAATGAAGTTAATAAAATATACGAAAAGAAACAGCAAATAGCTGTTAAAGGCTTCAAAGAGCTGGGCTGGGAGATTGACAATTCAACAGTACCAAGATATACCTTTTATTTATGGCTGCCGATACCAAGAAAATATAACACCGCAGAAGAATTCACATCGGCATTGCTTGAAACTTCAGGTATTGTAGCTGTGCCGGGTACTGCGTTTGGTAAATACGGAGAGGGTTTCTTTAGGGTTTCAATTGTAGCAACGGAAGAAAACTTGTATGAAGTTTTTGAACGTATGAAAAAAGATGGATTTTACTATTAA
- a CDS encoding acyl-CoA dehydratase activase-related protein has translation MKIGIPRGLSYYNYYPFWHGFFTHLGIEVVVSDKTTKQIVSNGSALVVSETCLPVKVYVGHVLNLLDKGVDVIYSPSIQSIEPKIYNCSKIRGLPDLVRNVIKRNYLLIEPTLDMSEKNQGFYQYLYESVAPLGITDKKLIKAASKSGWESMNRYTKMVKSGMDAEKAMRLAIQGKIELENKEHNTDNKIKIAVISHAYNLFDNQISMKIIQKLNKMGSVVYLAEELEKEQLLQGFHNLDTDIYWANEYEMSGAAGLYLRDKKIDGVITLTSFGCGPDSLMIERITRFAKKYKKPLLNLTVDEHTGEAGFITRLEAFTDMITRTKRASVLKQLKNTIQV, from the coding sequence TTGAAAATAGGCATTCCCAGAGGGCTTAGTTATTACAATTATTATCCGTTTTGGCATGGTTTTTTTACACATTTAGGTATTGAAGTAGTCGTATCGGATAAAACTACCAAACAAATTGTTTCAAACGGCAGTGCTTTGGTTGTCAGCGAGACCTGCCTGCCTGTGAAAGTGTATGTCGGGCATGTATTAAACCTCTTGGATAAAGGGGTTGATGTAATATACTCTCCAAGTATTCAATCCATTGAACCTAAAATTTATAACTGTTCTAAAATAAGGGGTTTGCCTGACCTGGTAAGAAACGTAATTAAAAGGAATTATCTTCTTATTGAACCGACTTTAGATATGTCAGAAAAAAATCAGGGATTTTATCAATACTTGTATGAGTCAGTTGCGCCTCTCGGCATTACCGATAAAAAATTAATAAAGGCGGCTTCTAAATCAGGGTGGGAAAGTATGAATCGCTATACAAAAATGGTGAAATCGGGAATGGATGCCGAAAAAGCAATGCGGCTTGCTATTCAAGGCAAAATAGAACTTGAAAACAAAGAACATAATACTGATAACAAAATTAAAATAGCCGTTATTTCGCATGCTTACAATTTATTTGATAATCAGATAAGTATGAAAATTATTCAAAAATTAAACAAGATGGGAAGCGTAGTTTATTTAGCTGAAGAACTTGAGAAAGAACAGCTGCTTCAAGGGTTCCATAACCTGGATACCGATATTTACTGGGCTAATGAGTACGAAATGTCCGGAGCTGCAGGATTATATTTAAGAGATAAAAAAATCGACGGCGTTATAACTCTTACATCCTTCGGATGCGGACCCGATTCACTTATGATAGAGAGAATAACAAGGTTTGCAAAAAAATATAAAAAACCGCTGCTGAATTTGACCGTAGATGAACACACCGGTGAAGCAGGTTTCATCACAAGGTTAGAAGCCTTTACTGACATGATAACCAGAACAAAGAGAGCTTCTGTATTAAAGCAGCTAAAAAATACCATACAAGTATAG